One Ignavibacterium album JCM 16511 genomic region harbors:
- a CDS encoding GH36-type glycosyl hydrolase domain-containing protein — protein sequence MLKNKYGFFSKDGREFVITDPKTPRPWFNYMWNENYAGLISHTGGGFSYLETPRDNRLTRMRYNCLPWDRPGRYVIVKDSESGKYWSLSWAPTIDKKYDLYECHHGQGYTTIITEKNKIRGEITYFVPTDLNGEIWKVKLTNLSSRKRKLEVYSFTELLMGNALNDIINQPNDKHFTDIHFNKEHETLLCTRRYWVLNRKVTVAQPNIDWRYNLLFTTTLPVSGFDGSLDNFIGRWRSEANPISVETGKMSNTEITAGDPIAALQSKITLDKKSEIEFAVIMFVVSKDEKNPFKASQLKQLKEIKTIDKKFEAVKKYWDDYLNNVKVSTPDNKFNLMLNVWNQYQAAVTFDMARNSGYYHGGLLFGTGMRDQFQDILGMVIAHPERVRKRLLNALRFQFKDGSTLHNFFKITEWGEKTNHSDTPLWIPFGIVEYLNESADFSILDEVVKFYDEGEATVYEHLKLAVDFAISSCTERGLPKIMNGDWNDTLDHIGPKGKGETVWGAFFLGYILKKSFELLEFRNDSETLESWKAKYEQLRTVINDICWDGKWYLRAFRDDGSEVGSQKHKQGKIFINSQSWAVISELAPKDRADSCLQSGKKYLLTPYGMQIVWPAYREIEDNTGLISRCVPGKKENGAVFNHASSWFVLASILNGDIEFAYDVYSRMIPLNSSKRIDRYEVEPYVYAEYVTSPEHKTENQASHSWLTGTAVWMYRIALDYILGFKTSLKGLTIDPHIPSSWKSFKAERNFRGKRIILSVENPNGKNTGIQSIEINGKSVESNFINPDDYSEKELNVKTVLK from the coding sequence ATGCTAAAAAATAAATATGGATTCTTTTCCAAAGATGGAAGAGAGTTTGTAATCACCGATCCAAAAACTCCAAGACCTTGGTTTAATTACATGTGGAATGAGAATTATGCCGGACTCATTTCACACACAGGCGGAGGATTCAGTTATCTTGAAACACCACGGGATAATCGTTTAACAAGAATGCGTTATAATTGTCTTCCCTGGGATCGTCCCGGAAGATATGTAATCGTTAAAGATAGTGAATCAGGAAAATATTGGTCCTTAAGCTGGGCTCCGACAATTGATAAGAAGTATGATTTATATGAATGTCATCATGGTCAAGGTTACACAACAATTATCACTGAGAAAAATAAAATAAGAGGTGAGATTACTTATTTTGTTCCAACTGATTTAAACGGTGAAATCTGGAAAGTAAAACTCACAAATCTCTCTTCCAGGAAAAGAAAACTTGAAGTTTATTCTTTCACCGAGCTATTGATGGGTAATGCATTGAATGACATTATCAATCAGCCAAATGATAAACACTTTACAGATATTCATTTCAATAAAGAACACGAAACGCTTCTTTGCACAAGAAGATATTGGGTGCTGAACAGAAAAGTTACGGTCGCACAACCAAACATTGACTGGCGATACAATCTTCTTTTCACAACAACTCTTCCTGTTAGTGGATTTGACGGAAGTCTTGATAATTTCATTGGTCGCTGGCGCTCGGAAGCAAATCCAATTTCTGTTGAAACAGGGAAAATGAGTAATACAGAAATCACTGCTGGCGATCCAATTGCAGCACTTCAATCAAAAATTACTTTGGATAAAAAATCAGAGATTGAGTTTGCAGTAATTATGTTTGTAGTAAGCAAAGATGAAAAAAATCCATTCAAAGCTTCCCAATTAAAACAACTGAAAGAAATAAAAACTATAGACAAAAAATTTGAAGCTGTTAAAAAATATTGGGATGATTACCTGAACAATGTTAAAGTATCAACTCCGGATAATAAGTTTAATCTTATGCTTAATGTTTGGAATCAGTATCAGGCAGCAGTAACATTTGATATGGCTCGTAACTCCGGATATTATCACGGAGGTTTGTTGTTCGGAACAGGAATGCGCGACCAGTTTCAGGATATATTGGGAATGGTAATAGCTCATCCTGAGAGAGTAAGGAAGAGATTGTTGAACGCATTAAGATTTCAATTTAAAGATGGTTCTACTCTTCACAACTTTTTTAAGATTACTGAATGGGGTGAAAAAACAAATCACTCTGATACTCCGCTCTGGATTCCTTTTGGTATAGTTGAATACTTAAATGAAAGTGCTGACTTTTCAATTCTTGATGAAGTTGTAAAATTTTATGATGAAGGTGAAGCAACAGTTTATGAACATCTCAAACTTGCTGTTGACTTTGCAATTTCTTCGTGTACTGAAAGAGGTTTACCTAAAATTATGAATGGCGATTGGAATGATACTCTTGATCATATCGGACCAAAAGGAAAAGGTGAAACGGTCTGGGGTGCATTTTTCCTCGGCTACATTTTGAAAAAATCTTTTGAGCTTCTTGAATTCAGAAATGATTCAGAAACTTTGGAAAGTTGGAAAGCTAAATACGAACAACTGAGAACTGTTATAAATGATATTTGTTGGGATGGAAAATGGTATCTTCGTGCATTTCGTGATGATGGAAGTGAGGTTGGCTCTCAAAAACATAAACAAGGAAAAATTTTTATTAACTCACAATCATGGGCAGTTATTTCAGAACTGGCTCCAAAAGATAGAGCAGATTCGTGTTTACAAAGCGGAAAAAAGTATTTACTTACTCCTTACGGAATGCAGATTGTCTGGCCAGCTTACAGAGAAATTGAAGATAACACAGGATTGATAAGTCGTTGTGTACCAGGGAAAAAAGAAAATGGCGCAGTATTTAATCACGCATCTTCCTGGTTTGTACTTGCTTCAATATTAAATGGTGATATCGAGTTTGCTTATGATGTTTATTCGAGAATGATTCCATTAAACTCATCAAAAAGAATTGACAGATATGAAGTTGAACCTTATGTTTATGCTGAGTATGTAACAAGTCCTGAACACAAGACTGAAAATCAGGCAAGTCACAGCTGGCTTACAGGAACAGCAGTCTGGATGTACAGAATTGCTCTTGATTATATCCTTGGATTTAAAACATCGTTAAAAGGTTTGACAATTGATCCACACATTCCATCAAGCTGGAAATCATTTAAAGCTGAAAGAAATTTCAGAGGAAAAAGAATTATTTTAAGTGTGGAAAATCCAAACGGAAAAAATACGGGGATTCAATCAATCGAGATTAATGGAAAGTCAGTTGAATCGAATTTCATAAATCCTGATGATTATTCTGAAAAAGAACTTAATGTAAAAACTGTTCTTAAATAA
- a CDS encoding phosphodiester glycosidase family protein codes for MKKYILVSLLFASITFSQTITWTEITSNYNLPSGIKVFQGDRATPKLKIFYIDADMNNPDLVIHPYITSPNKLVKDFVPFVGAYAGVNGGFFGGSTSYSAVVYPYEVKAQNVAAVTRFSQSYPVIRSFFGMKADKTFNVEWIYHFGNNVNDIYKFSAPMPYTNNQQTPLPPPQQSAGTVYSNLLVGIGGAPTLVKNGQVNVTYDQEIMWGSGVGYDNRDPRTAVGYTANNHVILIVADGRQINSEGVGLPELAQIMIDLGCVEAMNLDGGGSTQMAIGNQYVNNPSEQRAVPTILTITHKDSLHLPPTIQFEKIIDTGDPECSLVGGGWFASANSGWWGTTPSQLHAIGDGSAYAEFRPQFPADANYEVYGWWVSSSNRCQDTPFIIRHKNGIDTVRVNQVQNGSMWSYIGTYNFSPDTSQKIFISNAGTTGTYIVADAIRIISYDPATPVEEEINSIPSEFILYQNYPNPFNPVTKIRYSVPNAILSSSKDEGNKFTFHQAQSDKKVIMKVYDVLGKEIATLVNEEKPAGIYEVEFDGRNLSTGIYFYQLRSGSFVETKKLTIIK; via the coding sequence ATGAAAAAATATATACTTGTGTCATTGCTGTTCGCATCAATAACATTCTCTCAGACAATAACCTGGACAGAAATTACATCAAATTACAATTTGCCATCCGGCATAAAAGTTTTCCAGGGCGACAGAGCAACACCTAAGCTCAAAATATTTTACATTGATGCTGATATGAATAATCCTGATTTGGTTATTCATCCCTACATCACAAGCCCTAATAAACTTGTAAAAGATTTTGTTCCGTTTGTTGGTGCATATGCCGGAGTAAACGGTGGATTCTTTGGAGGATCAACATCCTACTCAGCAGTTGTTTATCCTTATGAAGTTAAAGCACAGAATGTTGCTGCTGTTACAAGGTTCAGTCAGTCATATCCTGTTATCAGAAGTTTTTTTGGAATGAAAGCAGATAAGACTTTTAATGTGGAATGGATTTATCATTTTGGAAATAATGTAAATGATATTTATAAATTTTCTGCACCGATGCCTTACACAAATAATCAGCAAACTCCTCTTCCTCCGCCTCAGCAATCTGCAGGAACAGTTTATTCTAATTTACTTGTTGGTATTGGTGGAGCTCCAACTTTAGTAAAAAATGGTCAGGTTAATGTTACTTATGATCAGGAAATTATGTGGGGCAGCGGAGTTGGATATGATAATCGTGATCCAAGAACTGCTGTAGGATATACAGCAAATAATCATGTTATTTTAATTGTTGCAGATGGTCGTCAGATAAACAGCGAAGGAGTTGGATTGCCTGAGCTTGCACAAATAATGATTGACCTCGGTTGTGTTGAAGCAATGAATCTTGATGGCGGAGGTTCAACACAAATGGCAATAGGAAATCAATATGTAAATAATCCATCAGAGCAAAGAGCTGTACCAACCATTCTGACAATTACACACAAAGATTCGCTTCATCTGCCGCCAACAATTCAGTTTGAAAAAATAATTGATACCGGTGACCCTGAATGCAGTTTAGTTGGAGGTGGTTGGTTTGCTTCTGCAAATTCAGGTTGGTGGGGAACAACTCCTTCGCAGCTTCACGCAATTGGTGATGGAAGTGCTTATGCAGAATTCAGACCACAATTCCCTGCTGATGCAAACTATGAAGTTTATGGTTGGTGGGTTTCTTCTTCAAATCGTTGTCAGGATACTCCATTTATAATCAGACACAAAAATGGAATTGATACAGTCAGAGTGAATCAGGTACAAAATGGTTCGATGTGGAGTTACATCGGAACATATAATTTTTCACCTGATACTTCTCAAAAAATTTTCATATCAAATGCTGGAACAACCGGAACTTATATCGTTGCCGATGCAATAAGAATTATCTCCTACGATCCAGCAACTCCGGTTGAAGAAGAGATTAACTCGATACCATCAGAATTTATTTTATATCAGAATTATCCTAATCCTTTTAATCCGGTAACGAAGATTCGATACTCAGTTCCAAATGCCATTCTGAGCTCGTCGAAAGATGAAGGTAATAAATTCACTTTTCATCAAGCTCAGAGTGACAAAAAGGTTATAATGAAGGTATACGATGTACTGGGCAAAGAGATAGCAACATTGGTTAATGAAGAAAAACCAGCAGGTATTTATGAAGTAGAATTTGATGGAAGAAATCTTTCAACCGGAATATATTTTTATCAGTTAAGAAGCGGTTCTTTCGTCGAAACCAAAAAATTAACTATTATAAAATGA